In the genome of Streptomyces sp. P3, the window GCCCTCGCCGAGGGTGTGGCCCTTGACCGTCTGAGACAGGATGACCGTCGGCGCGCCCTTGAACTCGACGGCGGCCTTGTAGGCGGCGTACACCTTGCGCGCCTCGTGACCACCGCGGGAGAGGTGGAAGCACTCGAGGATCTTGTCGTCACTCAGCAGCTTGGCCATCTCGGCGAGCGCCGGGTCCTTGCCGAAGAAGTCCTCGCGGATGTAGGCGGCACCGCGCGTCTGGTACGTCTGCACCTGCGCGTCCGGTACCTCGCGCAGCCGGCGGACCAGCGCGCCGGTGGTGTCCAGCCGGAACAGCTCGTCCCAGGCGGAGCCCCACAGCGACTTGATCACGTTCCAGCCGGCGCCCCGGAACTGGGCCTCCAGCTCCTGCACGATCTTGAAGTTCGCGCGGACCGGACCGTCGAGTCGCTGCAGGTTGCAGTTGATGACGAAGGTCAGGTTGTCGAGGCCCTCGCGGGAGGCGAGCGCCAGTGCCGCGGTCGACTCGGGCTCGTCCATCTCGCCGTCGCCGAGGAACGCCCACACGTGGGACGCGGAGACGTCCTTGATGCCGCGGTTGGTGAGATAGCGGTTGAAGCGCGCCTGGTAGATGGCGGAGAGCGGGCCGAGGCCCATCGACACCGTCGGGAACTCCCACAGCCAGGGCAGCCGGCGGGGGTGCGGATACGACGGGAGACCCTCGCCGCCGGACTCCTGGCGGAAGTTGTCGAGGTGCTGCTCGGTCAGCCGGCCGTCGAGGAAGGCGCGGGCGTAGATGCCGGGGGAGGCGTGGCCCTGGATGTAGAGCTGGTCGCCCGAGCCGTCGGCCTCCTTGCCCCGGAAGAAGTGGTTGAAGCCGGTCTCGTAGAGCCAGGCGGCGGAGGCGAAGGTGGCGATGTGGCCGCCGACGCCGTGCTTGCTGCCGCGGGTCACCATGGCCGCCGCGTTCCAGCGGTTCCACGCGGTGATCCGGCGCTCCATCTCCGGGTCACCGGGCGCGGACGGCTCGGCGGCGGTGGGGATGGTGTTGACGTAGTCCGTCTCGAGCAGCTTGGGCAGCGCGAGGCCGTTGCCCTCGGCGCGCTCCAGCGTGCGGCGCATCAGGTACGCGGCGCGGTGCGGTCCGGCCGCCTGGGTGACCGCGTCCAGCGAGGCCTGCCATTCGGCGGTCTCCTCCGGGTCCCGGTCGGGGAGTTGGTCGAGCGCGCTGGGCTGGATGGCCTGGGGGTCGGTCATGTCGCCGCCTTCCTCAGTCGAAGGGGGTTCCCTCATCGGCAAGGGTTCGGGGGTGCCCTAGGTCTTTGGCAGGACAGGGCGTGGAGCCCGGATGCGGTGTCGTTGTGCGGCTCCGCGCGAGGCCCGTCGGCGACAATAACCCGCTGATCGATGATCGATCAAAGGATTGAGGAAGAAAACCTCTTGATCACGAGAAAGTAGGCACCCGGTGCCTTTCGGGCAGGCACCCCGTGCCGCACATTTCGGGGGTTTTCGCAGGTCGGAGCCCACGTATGAGCGCGTGCACGCTCCCCTGGACGCGGTCGGCGCCCTGCCTCGCCCTGCCTCGCCCCGCCTCGCGCCGGGTCGCGCAGGGTCGCGCCGAGACCGCGTGGCCGCCTCGCCCGAGCCGTATGTCCGGTGTCCGGCCCTACGCTCGGGGAGCGCACCCGAGGACATGCGCCTTCACCAGCTCCGCGATCCGCGGATCCCGCCGCCGGAACGCCTGCACCAGCTCCTCGTGCTCCTCCGCGTACGACTGCTGTACGGTCCCCAGCCAGCGGATGGACAGCGCCGTGAACACCTCGATGCCCAGGCCCTCCCAGGTGTGCAGCAGCACGGAGTTCCCGGCGGCCCGCACCAGTTCCCGGTGGAAGCCGACGGTGTGCCGCACCTGGCCGGTGCCGTCGGACGCGCGGTCGGCCTCGTAGAGCGCGGCGACGTGCGGTTCGAGCGCCGAGCAGTCCTCGGCCAGTTTCTGGGCCGCCAGTTCCGCGGCGATCGCCTCCAGGCCGGCCCGGACCGGGTAGCTCTCCTCCAGGTCGGCCGCCGTCAGATTGCGCACCCGCACGCCCTTGTTCGGCGCGGACTCGATCAGCCGCAGCGACTCCAGCTCGCGCAGCGCCTCCCGCACCGGCGTCTGGCTGACCTCCAGCTCGGTGGCGATCCGGCGCTCCACGATCCGCTCGCCCGGCTGCCAGCGCCCGCTGACGATCCCCTCCACGATGTGCTCGCGGATCTGTTCGCGCAGCGAGTGGACGACGGGCGCGGTCATGAGAGCTCCTTTGAGGAGAGGCCGCACGGGCCCCCGGGGGCGTTTGACGTTTAGACAATACGGCCGTGAGCGCTTTCCAGAAGGGCGCGCGGGGATGCTTTTACGCAGGTGAGACGAGACTTACACGAGCGTGACCGGGGCCGGCCCGCAGGTCGGCCCCGCGACTCGGAGGCCGGCAACCGAGCGCGGCGCGTTGTCGACGAGGACCGGCTGCCCGGGGCCGGTGCCGCCGTGCGGGCTGCGTGTCGACGTCCCACACGTCCATCGGAGCGTTCGCCGGCACCGAGACAGAGCCGGCACCGAGAGAAAAGCGCCCCCGCCCGGAGAACCGGACGGGGGCGCCTGTGCTGTCGGACCGACGGGGTCAGAGACCGAGCTCGACCTCGAACTCGCCGGCCTCGAGGATCGCCTTGACCGCGGTCAGGTAACGGGCCGCGTCGGCGCCGTCCACCAGACGGTGGTCGTAGGACAGGGTCAGGTACGTCATGTCGCGGACGCCGATGACCGTGCCCTCCTCCGTCTCGATGACGGCCGGACGCTTGACCGTCGCGCCGATGCCGAGGATCGCGACCTGGTTCGGCGGCACGATGATCGTGTCGAACAGCGCGCCGCGCGAGCCGGTGTTGCTGATGGTGAAGGTCGCGCCGGACAGCTCGTCCGGAGTGATCTTGTTCGCGCGGACCTTGCCCGCCAGGTCGGCCGTGGCCTTGGCGATGCCGGCGATGTTCAGGTCGCCCGCGTGCTTGATGACCGGGGTCATCAGGCCCTTCTCCGAGTCCACCGCGATACCGATGCTCTCGGTGTCGAAGTAGGTGATCGTGCCCTCGTCCACGTTGATCCGGGCGTTGACGGCCGGGTGGGCCTTCAGCGCCTGGGCCGCCGCCTTGACGAAGAACGGCATCGGGGAGAGCTTGACGCCCTCGCGGGCCGCGAAGGAGTCCTTCGCCTGCGCGCGGAGCTTCATCAGCCGGGTGATGTCGACCTCGACGACCGAGGACAGCTGCGCCTGCTCGTGCAGCGCCTTGACCATGTTGTCGCCGATGACCTTGCGGATGCGGGGCATCTTCACGGTCTGGCCGCGCAGCGGGGAGGCCTCGAGGGCCGGGGCCTTCTTCGCGGCGGGTGCTGCCGGGGCGGCGGCCGGAGCCGGGGCGGCGGCGGCCTTCGCGGCCTCGGCGGCGGCGATGACGTCCTGCTTGCGGATGCGGCCACCCACACCGGTGCCCTTGACGGCACCGAGGTCGACGCCGTTCTCGGCGGCGAGCTTGCGCACCAGCGGGGTCACGTAGGCGCCCTCGTCGGTGGCCTGCGCGGGAGCCGCGGCCGGAGCCGGGGCGACCGGTGCCGGAGCGGCCGGAGCGGGCGCCGGGGCGGCCGGGGCCGGGGCGGCGACCGGAGCGGGCGCGGGAGCCGGCGCGGCAGCGGCCGGAGCCGGAGCGGCGGGGGCGGGAGCCGGAGCGGCCGGAGCCGGAGCCGGGGCGGCCGGGGCCGGAGCGGCGGCCGGAGCCGCGCCCGGGGCGCCGATGACGGCGAGCTTGGCGCCGACCTCGGCGGTCTCGTCCTCGGCGACCGTGATCTCGAGCAGCACACCGGAGGTGGGCGCCGGGATCTCGGTGTCGACCTTGTCGGTGGAGACCTCGAGCAGCGGCTCGTCGGCCTCGACCGAGTCGCCGACCGACTTCAGCCAGCGGGTGACGGTGCCCTCGGTGACGGACTCGCCGAGCGCGGGCAGGACGACGTCCGTGCCCTCGGCGGAGCCGGCGCCGGAAGCGGCCTCGGCGGTCGGAGCCGGGGCGGGAGCCGCCTGCTCGGTGGACGGCTGGGCGGCCGGGGCCGGCTCGGGAGCCAGCGGCGCGACCTCCTCGGCGGCCGGGGCGGGGGCAGCGGCGGGGGCGCCGGTGCCGTCGTCGATGACGGCCAGTTCGGCGCCGACCTCGACCGTCTCGTCCTCGGCGACCTTGATGGAGGCCAGGATGCCGGCTGCGGGGGAGGGGATCTCGGTGTCGACCTTGTCGGTCGACACCTCGAGCAGGGGCTCGTCGGCCTCGACGCGCTCACCCTCGGCCTTCAGCCAGCGGGTGACAGTGCCCTCGGTGACGCTCTCGCCGAGCGCCGGAAGGGTTACGGAAACCGCCATGGTTTCGGTTGCTCCTTAACGATTGCGGAAGTCTGGGTCGTCGCTTCGACGTGGTACGACCGAGGGTCAGTCGTGCGAGTGCAGCGGCTTGCCCGCCAGGGCCAGGTGGGCCTCGCCGAGCGCCTCGTTCTGCGTCGGGTGGGCGTGGATGAGCTGCGCGACCTCGGCCGGCAGCGCCTCCCAGTTGTAGATCAGCTGGGCTTCGCCGACCTGCTCGCCCATGCGGTCGCCGACCATGTGGACGCCGACCACCGCGCCGTCCTTCACCTGGACGAGCTTGATCTCGCCCGCGGTGTTGAGGATCTTGCTCTTGCCGTTGCCCGCGAGGTTGTACTTCAGAGCGAC includes:
- a CDS encoding GntR family transcriptional regulator, with product MTAPVVHSLREQIREHIVEGIVSGRWQPGERIVERRIATELEVSQTPVREALRELESLRLIESAPNKGVRVRNLTAADLEESYPVRAGLEAIAAELAAQKLAEDCSALEPHVAALYEADRASDGTGQVRHTVGFHRELVRAAGNSVLLHTWEGLGIEVFTALSIRWLGTVQQSYAEEHEELVQAFRRRDPRIAELVKAHVLGCAPRA
- the sucB gene encoding 2-oxoglutarate dehydrogenase, E2 component, dihydrolipoamide succinyltransferase, yielding MAVSVTLPALGESVTEGTVTRWLKAEGERVEADEPLLEVSTDKVDTEIPSPAAGILASIKVAEDETVEVGAELAVIDDGTGAPAAAPAPAAEEVAPLAPEPAPAAQPSTEQAAPAPAPTAEAASGAGSAEGTDVVLPALGESVTEGTVTRWLKSVGDSVEADEPLLEVSTDKVDTEIPAPTSGVLLEITVAEDETAEVGAKLAVIGAPGAAPAAAPAPAAPAPAPAAPAPAPAAPAPAAAAPAPAPAPVAAPAPAAPAPAPAAPAPVAPAPAAAPAQATDEGAYVTPLVRKLAAENGVDLGAVKGTGVGGRIRKQDVIAAAEAAKAAAAPAPAAAPAAPAAKKAPALEASPLRGQTVKMPRIRKVIGDNMVKALHEQAQLSSVVEVDITRLMKLRAQAKDSFAAREGVKLSPMPFFVKAAAQALKAHPAVNARINVDEGTITYFDTESIGIAVDSEKGLMTPVIKHAGDLNIAGIAKATADLAGKVRANKITPDELSGATFTISNTGSRGALFDTIIVPPNQVAILGIGATVKRPAVIETEEGTVIGVRDMTYLTLSYDHRLVDGADAARYLTAVKAILEAGEFEVELGL